One segment of Procambarus clarkii isolate CNS0578487 chromosome 1, FALCON_Pclarkii_2.0, whole genome shotgun sequence DNA contains the following:
- the LOC138361387 gene encoding uncharacterized PE-PGRS family protein PE_PGRS54-like encodes MVSTPWRVATPWKVTTPLEGGHTLEGGHTLEGDHTLEGGRTLDGGRTLEGGRTLEGGHTLEGGHTLEGGRTLEVGHTLEVGHTLEGGHTLEGGRTLEVGHTLEGGHTLEGGHTLEGGRTLEVGHALEGGHTLEGGRTLEVGHTLEGGRTLEGGHTLEGGHTLEGGHNLEGGRTLEVGHTLQGGHTLEGGHTLEGGHTLEGGHTLEGGHNLEGGRTLEGGRTLEGGHNLEGGYNLEGGRTLEGGRTPGGWPQPGEWPHPGGWPQPGGWPHPGGWPQPGGWLQPGGWPHPGEWPHPWRVATTWRVATPWRVATTWRVAAPWRVAAPLEGGHNLESGHTLEGGNTLEGGHTLEGGLNLEGGHTLEGGLNLEGGHTLEGGHTPGGWPQPGEWPHPGGWQHPGGWPHPGGWSHPGGWPHYEGTMATRSCTCLYSISCL; translated from the coding sequence ATGGTGTCTACACCCTGGAGGGTAGCCACACCCTGGAAGGTGACCACACCCCTGGAGGGTGGCCACACCCTGGAGGGTGGCCACACTCTGGAGGGTGACCACACCCTGGAGGGTGGCCGCACCCTGGATGGTGGCCGCACCCTGGAGGGTGGCCGCACCCTTGAGGGTGGCCACACCCTGGAGGGTGGCCACACCCTGGAGGGTGGTCGCACCCTGGAGGTTGGCCACACCCTGGAGGTTGGCCACACCCTGGAGGGTGGCCACACCCTGGAGGGTGGTCGCACCCTGGAGGTTGGCCACACCCTGGAGGGTGGCCACACCCTGGAGGGTGGCCACACCCTGGAGGGTGGTCGCACCCTGGAGGTTGGCCACGCCCTGGAGGGTGGCCACACCCTGGAGGGTGGTCGCACCCTGGAGGTTGGCCACACCCTGGAGGGTGGCCGCACCCTGGAGGGTGGCCACACCCTGGAGGGTGGCCACACCCTGGAGGGTGGCCACAACCTGGAGGGTGGTCGCACCCTGGAGGTTGGCCACACCCTGCAGGGTGGCCACACCCTGGAGGGTGGCCACACCCTGGAGGGTGGCCACACCCTGGAGGGTGGCCACACCCTGGAGGGTGGCCACAACCTGGAGGGTGGCCGCACCCTGGAGGGTGGCCGCACCCTGGAGGGTGGCCACAACCTGGAGGGTGGCTACAACCTGGAGGGTGGCCGCACCCTGGAGGGTGGCCGCACCCCTGGAGGGTGGCCACAACCTGGTGAGTGGCCACACCCTGGAGGGTGGCCACAACCTGGAGGGTGGCCGCACCCTGGAGGGTGGCCACAACCTGGAGGGTGGCTACAACCTGGAGGGTGGCCGCACCCTGGAGAGTGGCCGCACCCCTGGAGGGTGGCCACAACCTGGAGAGTGGCCACACCCTGGAGGGTGGCCACAACCTGGAGGGTGGCCGCACCCTGGAGGGTGGCCGCACCCCTGGAGGGTGGCCACAACCTGGAGAGTGGCCACACCCTGGAGGGTGGCAACACCCTGGAGGGTGGCCACACCCTGGAGGGTGGCCTCAACCTGGAGGGTGGCCACACCCTGGAGGGTGGCCTCAACCTGGAGGGTGGCCACACCCTGGAGGGTGGCCACACCCCTGGAGGGTGGCCACAACCTGGAGAGTGGCCACACCCTGGAGGGTGGCAACACCCTGGAGGGTGGCCACACCCTGGAGGGTGGTCGCACCCTGGAGGGTGGCcacactatgaaggcaccatggcaacccgttcttgcacttgcttatattcaatatcttgcttatga
- the LOC138361294 gene encoding uncharacterized protein → MATTGNTMATADNTMATAGNTMVTAGNTMATAGNTMATAGNTMCYTAATTDNTMATTGNTMATAGNIMATTDNTMATTDNTMATTGNIMVTAGNTMATAGNTMATAGNTMATTDNTMSTTGNTMTTTDNTMATAGNTMSTTGNTMSTTDNTMETAGNTMTTTGNTMTTTDNTMATAGNTMSTTGNTMATTGNTMATTGSTMATTGNSMATTDNTMSTTGNSMATTDNTMATTGNTMATTDNTMATTGSTMTTTGNSMATTDNTMSTTGNNRQHHGHNWQHYVNNRQHYGNNRQHHGNNRHHYGNNRQHHGNNRQHYGNNRQQQATLCQQQAILWQQQATLWQHYGNNRQHYGNQH, encoded by the coding sequence ATGGCAACAACAGGCAACACCAtggcaacagcagacaacaccatGGCAACAGCAGGCAACACTATGGTAACAGCAGGCAACACTATGGCAACAGCAGGCAACACCATGGCAACAGCAGGCAACACCATGTGTTATACTGCGGCAACAACAGACAACACTATGGCAACAACAGGCAACACTATGGCAACAGCAGGCAACATTATGGCAACAACAGACAACACTATGGCAACAACAGACAACACTATGGCAACAACAGGCAACATTATGGTAACAGCAGGCAACACTATGGCAACAGCAGGCAACACCATGGCAACAGCAGGCAACACCATGGCAACAACAGACAACACTATGTCAACAACAGGCAACACCATGACAACAACAGACAACACTATGGCAACAGCAGGCAACACTATGTCAACAACAGGAAACACCATGTCAACAACAGACAACACTATGGAAACAGCAGGCAACACCATGACAACAACAGGCAACACCATGACAACAACAGACAACACTATGGCAACAGCAGGCAACACTATGTCAACAACAGGCAACACTATGGCAACAACAGGGAACACTATGGCAACAACAGGCAGCACCATGGCAACAACTGGCAACAGCATGGCAACAACAGACAACACTATGTCAACAACAGGCAACAGCATGGCAACAACAGACAACACTATGGCAACAACAGGCAACACCATGGCAACAACAGACAACACTATGGCAACAACAGGCAGCACCATGACAACAACTGGCAACAGCATGGCAACAACAGACAACACTATGTCAACAACAGGCAACAACAGGCAACACCATGGCCACAACTGGCAACACTATGTCAACAACAGGCAACACTATGGCAACAACAGGCAGCACCATGGCAACAACAGACACCACTATGGCAACAACAGGCAACACCATGGCAACAACAGACAACACTATGGCAACAACAGGCAACAACAGGCAACACTGTGTCAACAACAGGCAATATTATGGCAACAGCAGGCAACACTATGGCAACACTATGGTAACAACAGGCAACATTATGGCAACCAACATTAA